One segment of Primulina huaijiensis isolate GDHJ02 unplaced genomic scaffold, ASM1229523v2 scaffold25443, whole genome shotgun sequence DNA contains the following:
- the LOC140967595 gene encoding uncharacterized protein — MKKSKIHEQENYANIIKAVAQAWHSHSSSSMIESTSEFDAHRLCFRSKPTRFKIEALREQVVVPAGVKKWDFAKSLWDSYEIVNVSKKLERCLLNMDDPFSESNRVKRVLVKRRNESKNSLRNLFQISSRRFNEVGFSSKG, encoded by the coding sequence TACGCCAATATCATCAAGGCCGTGGCACAGGCCTGGCATAGCCACTCCAGCAGCTCCATGATCGAATCCACTTCTGAGTTCGACGCTCACAGGCTGTGCTTCCGGTCGAAACCGACCCGGTTCAAGATCGAGGCTTTGCGGGAACAAGTGGTGGTGCCTGCAGGTGTGAAGAAATGGGATTTTGCTAAGTCGCTCTGGGACTCTTATGAGATCGTGAATGTATCTAAGAAGTTGGAGAGATGCTTGTTGAATATGGATGATCCGTTTTCGGAATCGAACAGGGTGAAGCGGGTTCTTGTCAAGAGGCGGAATGAGAGCAAGAATAGCCTGAGGAATTTGTTCCAGATATCTTCGAGGAGATTCAATGAAGTTGGTTTTTCGTCAAAAGGGTAG